A genome region from Petrotoga sibirica DSM 13575 includes the following:
- the fusA gene encoding elongation factor G: MSEYNAEKKRIVGFFGHHGCGKTTLMDDVIVNLGLTDRIGQRHLDKDPVEKEKGATFSNHILSFDLDDSRIYFFDTPGSLDFIGDIQIALNAVDNVVIVINASAGVEVTTERIWNMARELKKPIVFYINQMDKEGVNFGNLVQELKESFEDETRIVPFQVPIGEGPNFKGVINLLSNDVFTYEEGTGKSSKQTEIPDNAKDYLERYHSEIIEDIVETNEELMEKYFESGEENLSQEELISALHKAYDEDKIIPVFIGSALKNIGFDQLVKALISFGMTPLERKFYSEEGNEISSQENGQFLGIIVKNDVDPFVGKLTYLRVISGSLKAGSGIYIVEESTREKISHINLPRFDKNEEVEEAGVGDILVIPKLKSSKINQTVSAEETSNRLKLPEFPEPMISKSIAPNSKNEIDKITESLAKIAESDPTFKWEFDSETGETVISGMGTIHLEIMIEKLKKNFGIDFEVGKPKIAYKETIRSKSQAEYKHKKQTGGHGQYGHVKIEIEPLERGKGYEFVDKIVGGVIPKNFIPSVDKGIREAIKKGVLAGFPVVDIRVTLFDGSYHEVDSSDISFQIAARHAFKIAMENGSPVILEPIMHVEIFLPTENTGDVIGEVTAKRGRPLGMESVGKGYDKIVAEIPLAEMLDFSPRLSSISSGKGYFNMKFSHYSEVSPDIQNKIIEERKREEELQK, from the coding sequence TTGAGTGAATACAACGCTGAAAAAAAGAGGATTGTAGGATTCTTTGGACACCACGGGTGTGGTAAAACTACCCTTATGGATGATGTCATTGTAAATCTTGGATTAACTGATAGAATAGGTCAAAGACATTTAGACAAGGATCCAGTTGAAAAAGAAAAAGGTGCAACGTTTTCCAACCACATTTTATCGTTTGATTTAGATGATTCAAGGATCTACTTTTTTGATACCCCAGGTTCTTTAGACTTTATAGGAGATATACAAATAGCTTTAAACGCTGTTGATAACGTAGTTATCGTGATAAACGCTTCTGCTGGTGTAGAAGTAACAACAGAAAGAATTTGGAATATGGCAAGAGAATTAAAGAAACCCATCGTATTTTATATAAATCAAATGGATAAAGAAGGAGTCAACTTTGGGAACTTAGTTCAAGAACTTAAAGAAAGTTTTGAAGACGAAACAAGAATAGTTCCTTTCCAGGTTCCCATAGGTGAAGGTCCCAATTTTAAGGGTGTTATCAATCTTTTATCAAATGACGTATTTACGTATGAAGAAGGAACAGGCAAATCTTCCAAACAAACCGAAATTCCAGATAACGCCAAAGATTATTTGGAAAGATATCATTCAGAAATAATAGAAGATATTGTTGAAACCAACGAAGAACTAATGGAAAAATATTTTGAATCAGGAGAAGAAAATTTAAGTCAAGAGGAGTTGATTTCTGCACTTCATAAAGCGTACGATGAAGATAAAATAATTCCTGTATTCATTGGATCCGCTTTAAAAAATATTGGTTTTGATCAATTGGTAAAGGCTTTAATCAGTTTCGGAATGACACCACTTGAAAGAAAATTTTACAGTGAAGAGGGTAATGAAATTTCTTCCCAGGAAAATGGTCAATTTTTAGGTATCATCGTTAAAAATGACGTGGACCCATTCGTTGGAAAACTCACTTATCTAAGAGTTATTAGCGGATCTTTAAAAGCAGGTTCTGGTATCTATATTGTTGAAGAATCAACAAGAGAAAAAATATCCCATATAAATTTACCCCGATTTGATAAGAATGAAGAAGTAGAAGAAGCTGGCGTTGGGGATATCTTAGTTATACCTAAACTAAAATCAAGTAAGATAAATCAAACTGTATCCGCTGAAGAAACCTCAAATAGGCTAAAATTACCAGAATTTCCTGAACCAATGATATCTAAGTCCATCGCTCCTAATTCAAAAAATGAGATAGACAAAATTACTGAATCGTTAGCAAAAATTGCAGAATCAGACCCAACATTTAAATGGGAATTCGATTCGGAAACGGGAGAAACGGTCATAAGTGGAATGGGAACCATTCACTTAGAAATAATGATAGAGAAGTTGAAAAAGAATTTCGGTATTGATTTTGAGGTAGGAAAACCAAAAATTGCATATAAAGAAACCATAAGAAGTAAATCCCAGGCAGAATACAAACACAAAAAACAAACTGGAGGGCATGGTCAATACGGTCACGTTAAAATAGAAATTGAACCGCTAGAAAGAGGAAAAGGTTATGAATTTGTTGATAAAATTGTTGGAGGCGTCATACCAAAAAATTTCATACCATCTGTAGATAAAGGTATTAGAGAAGCCATCAAAAAAGGTGTTTTAGCTGGTTTTCCGGTTGTGGATATTAGGGTTACACTTTTTGATGGTTCTTATCATGAAGTTGACTCTTCAGATATTTCATTTCAAATAGCTGCAAGACACGCATTTAAAATAGCTATGGAAAATGGTAGCCCGGTTATTTTAGAACCAATTATGCATGTTGAAATATTCTTACCCACTGAAAACACTGGTGACGTTATTGGTGAAGTTACAGCAAAAAGGGGAAGACCCTTAGGAATGGAATCAGTAGGGAAAGGATACGACAAGATAGTAGCTGAAATCCCATTGGCTGAAATGTTGGATTTTTCACCTCGTCTAAGTTCTATCTCCTCAGGAAAAGGCTATTTTAACATGAAATTTTCCCACTATTCTGAAGTGAGCCCTGATATCCAAAACAAAATAATAGAAGAAAGAAAAAGAGAAGAAGAATTACAAAAATAA